The following is a genomic window from Sphingobacterium spiritivorum.
GGAGCGCCAGCTATTCCGTAATCAAAATAATCTGATCCTTTAGTCAGTGCCATACATGTCATATATCCCCCATAACTATGTCCTGTGATCAGCAACTTATCTTTTTTGACCCAGGGTTTTGCCTTCAGCCATTTCGCTACTGTGCTATAATCTATCATTTCCCAATGTCCCAGGTTTCTGTGCATAAGTGCCACTCCCTGTTTACCAAAATGACCGGAAGCCCGGTGATCCGCAGCGATTTGGATAATACCTTCATTAGCCCAATACTGGTTTGAAGTCCCTTTCCAGGTATTTTTGACAGTTCCGGCATCCGGCCCTCCGTAGATACTCATCACGACAGGATAAGATTTTGACTCGTCGAAATCAGTAGGATAAGTAATAATAACCGGAAGTTGATATTTGCCGTCATCCGAAGGTATAGTCAGGTACTCTGTCTTACCGATTTTATAGTCTGCAAAACTTTCACTTTTACTGTCTGCCAGTTCCCGGATCAATTTCCCGTCCGTACGCAATAAAGCTACTTTATTGGGTGTATTGATATTGGAATAATTAGTTATAAAATATTTAGCGTCAGGAGATACAGACACATTGTGTGTATAGTTCCCAAAAGTAAGTCTTTTAAAGTTTTTGCCTGAAAAATCTACCCGGTATAGATCTACTGTTGCTGAATTTTCTTTTCGTGCATTCACATACAGAACCTTTGCTTTCTCATCAATGTGTGCAATAGAAGTCACCTGCCAGTCTCCTGAAGTAATAGCATTAATCAACTTACCATCTAATGTATACAGGTAATAATGCGCCCAGCCCGTCTTGTCTGATTTTAGAATATAATGCTTATTGTCCGATAAATAGGTAATGCGCTCATCGTGATCCAGATTGATCCAGGAAGACTGTTTCTCATCATAGATTTCTTTCTTCGCTCCTGTCTGCGGATTAACCTGATAGAATTTTAAATTATTCTGCTCGCGGTTCATCCACTGCACCATAATATTCTCACTGTTAAATGCCCAGTAAGGCTGGCCAAAATACTGATCGTCCTGCTCATTAAAATCTGCCCATACCACAGCACCTCCGTCGGTATTTACAACACCGACCTTTACCAAAGGATTTTTATCTCCGGCTTTCGGGTAGCGTGTCTTTTCCAGATACCCATGCTGCCCTTTTGAAACATAGATAGGAAACATAGGCACCTCAGTATCATCAAACCGCATAAACGCCAGTTTTTTACTGTCCGGCGACCACCAGAAGGCTTTATAATTTGTAGATCTGCCCAATATTTCCTCATAATACACCCACGAAGAATAACCGTTATAGATCACATCCGTACCGTCTGTAGTATACTGAATCTCCTTACCGGATGACACCTGTACAGCAAACAGATTGCTTGCTCTGGTGAAAGCGACATAATTCCCGTCCGGAGACAAAGTTGGGTTTTGTTCCTCTACATCCGGTGAATTCGTAAGTTTTCTGACGGTACCGTCCGCAAAACGAATCTGCACATCTTTTTCTTTTACTTCTACTGTAGTACCTGATTTTGTCGGAACAGTATAGCTTTTTCGTTCTCCCGTACTGACATCTACCTGAAACATTTGTTTATCTCTGGGATTACCTTCCAGATAATGTGTACCGTCCGCCCATCCGGAAAAGGATGTGATCGGTTTGGTAACAGAAGGTTGTCTTCCCCATGACTGTTCAAAATTCAGACGCTTTGTCTGTGCATCACTGTGCTGATAGAACAGTACAAACAAGCCGAAAAAACCGGCAGCATATTTATTCATATTAAGTTTGAAGTTATTTTTTAAGTTCTTCGAAAATAAGCATATTACATCTGCTTTTCAGCAAACAGATGTAACATCTTTATAAAAAAAGCCACTATGGGAAT
Proteins encoded in this region:
- a CDS encoding S9 family peptidase is translated as MNKYAAGFFGLFVLFYQHSDAQTKRLNFEQSWGRQPSVTKPITSFSGWADGTHYLEGNPRDKQMFQVDVSTGERKSYTVPTKSGTTVEVKEKDVQIRFADGTVRKLTNSPDVEEQNPTLSPDGNYVAFTRASNLFAVQVSSGKEIQYTTDGTDVIYNGYSSWVYYEEILGRSTNYKAFWWSPDSKKLAFMRFDDTEVPMFPIYVSKGQHGYLEKTRYPKAGDKNPLVKVGVVNTDGGAVVWADFNEQDDQYFGQPYWAFNSENIMVQWMNREQNNLKFYQVNPQTGAKKEIYDEKQSSWINLDHDERITYLSDNKHYILKSDKTGWAHYYLYTLDGKLINAITSGDWQVTSIAHIDEKAKVLYVNARKENSATVDLYRVDFSGKNFKRLTFGNYTHNVSVSPDAKYFITNYSNINTPNKVALLRTDGKLIRELADSKSESFADYKIGKTEYLTIPSDDGKYQLPVIITYPTDFDESKSYPVVMSIYGGPDAGTVKNTWKGTSNQYWANEGIIQIAADHRASGHFGKQGVALMHRNLGHWEMIDYSTVAKWLKAKPWVKKDKLLITGHSYGGYMTCMALTKGSDYFDYGIAGAPVTSWELYDTHYTERWMDTPQDNPEGYKSGSVLTYTDKYKGGLRIMHGDLDDNVHLQNTIQLVDKLTDRDKAFELMIYPGSRHGFEASKRKYDFNERVRFYYQYLLEKPVPQDFK